The proteins below come from a single Chitinophaga pinensis DSM 2588 genomic window:
- a CDS encoding hydroxypyruvate isomerase family protein, with protein sequence MLNENSRRDMIKKAAAMAFASTSLASLSTRVMAHENKVEEKLKGQINHSVCAWCYNDIPLEDLCKAANRIGLASIDLLDPKDFATAKKYDLTCAMVASINKDWNIGRGWNREAHHDQLVTYYEYLIDETSKAGFTNLICFSGNREGLDDQAGIENCAKGLKRIMSYAEKKKVTIVMELLNSKVNHPDYQCDHTNWGVELCKSIGSDRFKLLYDIYHMQIMEGDVIRTIQDNHQYFAHYHTGGVPGRNEIDETQELYYPAIMKAIHDTGFKGFVAQEFVPKRADKLASLKQGVEICDI encoded by the coding sequence ATGCTTAACGAAAATTCCCGCCGCGATATGATTAAAAAGGCTGCTGCTATGGCGTTTGCGTCCACATCTCTTGCATCCCTGTCTACCCGTGTGATGGCGCACGAAAACAAGGTAGAAGAAAAACTGAAAGGCCAGATCAACCATTCCGTTTGTGCATGGTGCTACAATGACATTCCACTGGAAGACCTGTGTAAGGCGGCCAACAGAATCGGCCTTGCCTCTATTGATCTGCTGGATCCGAAAGATTTCGCCACCGCTAAAAAATATGACCTGACCTGCGCCATGGTGGCTTCCATCAACAAAGACTGGAACATCGGCCGGGGCTGGAACAGGGAAGCACATCATGATCAGCTCGTTACATACTATGAATACCTGATAGATGAAACATCGAAAGCCGGTTTTACAAACCTGATCTGTTTTTCCGGTAACCGGGAAGGACTGGACGACCAGGCTGGTATTGAAAACTGTGCAAAAGGATTGAAACGCATTATGAGCTATGCGGAGAAGAAAAAAGTAACCATTGTGATGGAACTGCTGAATAGTAAGGTGAACCATCCCGATTACCAGTGTGACCACACCAACTGGGGTGTAGAGCTGTGTAAATCAATTGGTTCAGATCGTTTTAAGCTGTTATACGATATTTATCACATGCAGATCATGGAAGGAGACGTAATCCGTACAATCCAGGATAATCATCAATATTTTGCGCATTACCATACCGGTGGCGTTCCAGGCAGAAATGAGATTGACGAAACGCAGGAACTTTATTACCCGGCTATTATGAAGGCGATACACGATACAGGCTTCAAAGGCTTTGTAGCCCAGGAATTTGTGCCTAAACGCGCTGATAAATTGGCGTCTTTGAAACAAGGTGTGGAGATCTGTGATATCTAA
- a CDS encoding GLPGLI family protein, whose translation MKHLSKTLLSAALVAFTGMTAFAQDKNTGVIDYEVNAKMPQRGGTEGDGEEQVITFNQHFYFTGGKGKLDTERPNFGGGNFGGQRPGGGNGGPGGNGPRGGGGRFGGMRNFGNAYVDLTGKKYLQIFSKPEDTTKVYYAEEAYTPAKDPKLSDKTKKIAGLTCKKATVTVRNEEYTVWYTQDLPFSYSPINGLLPDGNGVVLSAEGSRRSFNAIKVDFKPVTTDISIPANAEKVTEDQMRDMRREAMQKFRERQNGN comes from the coding sequence ATGAAGCACTTATCAAAGACTCTACTCAGCGCCGCACTGGTTGCCTTTACCGGTATGACGGCGTTTGCACAGGATAAAAATACTGGCGTAATCGACTACGAAGTGAATGCAAAAATGCCCCAGCGTGGTGGTACAGAAGGCGATGGCGAAGAACAGGTAATCACCTTTAACCAGCATTTTTACTTCACCGGTGGCAAAGGCAAGCTGGACACAGAACGTCCTAACTTTGGCGGTGGCAACTTTGGTGGTCAGCGTCCGGGTGGCGGCAATGGCGGTCCCGGTGGTAATGGTCCACGTGGGGGCGGCGGTCGTTTCGGCGGTATGCGTAACTTCGGAAATGCCTATGTAGACCTGACGGGAAAGAAATACCTCCAGATCTTCTCTAAACCAGAAGACACGACAAAGGTTTACTATGCCGAAGAAGCCTATACCCCTGCAAAAGATCCAAAACTGAGCGACAAAACCAAAAAGATCGCTGGTTTAACCTGTAAGAAAGCTACCGTTACCGTACGTAACGAAGAATATACAGTATGGTACACCCAGGATCTTCCTTTCAGTTACAGCCCGATCAACGGTCTGCTGCCTGATGGTAATGGCGTTGTACTCTCCGCAGAAGGCAGCCGTCGCTCCTTTAACGCGATCAAAGTAGATTTTAAACCTGTCACTACTGACATCTCTATACCTGCGAATGCAGAAAAAGTAACGGAAGACCAGATGCGTGATATGCGCCGCGAAGCGATGCAGAAATTCCGTGAACGGCAGAATGGAAACTAG
- a CDS encoding retropepsin-like aspartic protease: MRKYLFAILVCLPVFLFAQVPAIQKPTATVPFRLFDRYMVISCALSGVTPTGVVDSLHFIFDTGAEVTTLRQQTADRLQLKTKNNGGLSGTDAVVVRVPTAELSVLFFEKTRLPFVKVYIEPLTEFNDIPVTIDGIIGVDLLKAFIVKIDYEKEVLELYRAQKTPPNTPGQRMTLTRNFETPALEGTITLPDGQTLNSYYHLVSGGEYGILFNFPYVEKHHLNTRLPILSTDKVGDLYKDLTYTNTSLPALELGSTKLTQVGASYSKDVNDAGSIREMAGSIGYMVWRQFKSITINYTGRELFLEK, translated from the coding sequence GTGAGAAAGTACCTTTTTGCCATACTCGTATGCCTGCCGGTATTCCTCTTTGCACAGGTACCGGCCATTCAGAAACCAACTGCAACGGTCCCGTTCCGGCTGTTCGACCGTTACATGGTGATTAGCTGCGCCCTTTCAGGCGTAACGCCTACCGGTGTTGTAGACAGTCTGCACTTCATTTTTGATACCGGGGCAGAAGTAACTACCCTGCGGCAACAGACAGCCGACCGGCTGCAACTGAAAACGAAAAACAACGGTGGACTCAGTGGTACAGATGCCGTTGTGGTCAGAGTACCGACCGCAGAGCTCAGCGTCCTGTTTTTTGAAAAGACCAGGCTTCCTTTCGTCAAAGTATATATCGAACCCCTCACCGAATTCAATGATATTCCCGTCACTATCGACGGTATTATTGGCGTAGACCTGCTCAAGGCATTCATCGTGAAGATCGATTATGAGAAAGAAGTTTTAGAGCTTTACCGTGCACAAAAGACACCGCCTAATACACCCGGACAAAGAATGACACTCACCAGGAACTTTGAAACGCCGGCACTGGAAGGCACAATTACCCTGCCCGACGGTCAGACGCTCAACAGTTACTATCATCTCGTTTCAGGCGGAGAATACGGTATCCTTTTTAACTTCCCTTATGTGGAAAAACATCACTTAAATACCCGTCTGCCCATCCTGAGCACCGATAAAGTAGGTGATCTGTATAAAGATTTAACCTACACCAATACCAGTTTGCCCGCCCTTGAACTGGGCAGCACAAAGCTGACACAGGTTGGAGCCAGCTATAGCAAAGATGTGAATGATGCCGGCTCTATCCGCGAAATGGCCGGCTCTATTGGTTATATGGTATGGCGCCAGTTCAAATCCATTACGATTAATTATACCGGACGCGAGTTATTCCTGGAAAAATAG
- the mqnC gene encoding cyclic dehypoxanthinyl futalosine synthase: protein MELKDLYRKALNFEWLTPEEGIYLFEKAPLAELMDVANELRKQQVPHGKVTWQIDRNVNTTNVCTANCKFCNFYRVPGHAEAYITSIDEYKKKIEETLKFGGDQLLLQGGHHPELGLKFYVDTFKQLKQLYPAVKLHALGPPEVAHITKLEKSTHIEVLAALQEAGMASLPGAGAEILNDRVRRLISKGKCGAQEWLDVMRAAHKLNIPSSATMMFGHVETLMERFQHFADIRQVQSEKPEGHYGFTAFIPWTFQDVDTLLSRIRGVHNMTSSEEYIRMIAMSRIMLPNIKNIQASWLTVGKQVAQICLHAGANDFGSIMIEENVVSAAGAPHRFTYRSMQEAIKEAGFEPQLRTQLYEFREIPAGIQEQVINY from the coding sequence ATGGAACTGAAAGATCTATACAGGAAAGCATTAAACTTCGAGTGGCTCACACCGGAAGAAGGGATTTACCTCTTTGAAAAGGCACCGCTTGCGGAACTGATGGATGTGGCGAATGAACTGCGTAAGCAGCAGGTACCTCATGGAAAGGTGACCTGGCAGATTGACCGAAACGTGAATACAACGAACGTGTGTACGGCCAACTGTAAGTTCTGCAACTTCTACAGGGTTCCCGGTCATGCTGAGGCTTATATTACCAGCATTGACGAATACAAGAAAAAGATAGAAGAGACGCTGAAATTCGGCGGAGACCAGCTGCTGCTGCAGGGAGGTCACCATCCGGAGCTGGGGCTGAAATTCTATGTAGATACTTTCAAACAGCTAAAGCAGTTATATCCTGCTGTGAAGCTGCACGCACTCGGTCCCCCCGAAGTAGCGCATATCACTAAACTGGAAAAGAGCACGCATATCGAGGTGCTGGCTGCATTGCAGGAAGCTGGTATGGCCAGTTTACCGGGAGCAGGCGCTGAGATTCTGAATGACCGCGTACGCCGTCTTATTTCCAAAGGAAAATGCGGTGCACAGGAATGGCTGGATGTCATGAGAGCTGCCCATAAACTGAATATTCCGTCATCAGCTACCATGATGTTTGGTCACGTGGAGACACTGATGGAACGTTTCCAGCATTTTGCCGACATCCGTCAGGTACAGAGTGAAAAGCCGGAAGGCCATTATGGTTTTACTGCGTTCATTCCGTGGACATTCCAGGATGTAGATACGCTGTTATCACGTATCCGTGGTGTACACAACATGACAAGTTCCGAAGAGTATATCCGTATGATCGCTATGAGCCGTATCATGCTGCCGAATATCAAAAACATCCAGGCTTCCTGGCTGACAGTAGGTAAGCAGGTAGCGCAGATCTGTCTGCACGCCGGTGCAAACGACTTCGGTTCTATCATGATCGAGGAGAATGTGGTGAGCGCTGCTGGTGCTCCGCACAGATTCACCTACCGCTCTATGCAGGAAGCGATCAAAGAAGCTGGTTTCGAACCGCAACTGCGTACACAGTTGTATGAGTTCAGAGAGATTCCGGCGGGCATACAGGAGCAGGTGATCAATTACTAA
- a CDS encoding TonB-dependent receptor, giving the protein MKRFTLIAITLFLFALTTQAQTGQIKGLLTDSSAAHPLPDATVALLNGRDSSLAATAFTDKKGAFSFSGVSLGNYRIYITFLGYKPIFKSVTLSAADPVLDMGTIQLKGKGLLLNEVEIIQEVPPITVKKDTLEFNAGSFKTRENAVVEDLLKKLPGVTVDKDGTITAQGETVKRVLVDGKPFFGDDPKLATKNLPTDIIDKIQLIDRKSDQAQFTGIDDGNTEKTINITIKKDKKQGFFGRASAGYGDNDRFAVNASLNSFRDNKQLSFLGSGNNVNNLGYTFNDVFNFSGGGNSGGGGGGGGGRAGGGGRGAAQSTISNLGGNSTNGITRNWNAGFNYNQDINSKLKINGSYFINDTRTETKRTSDRQTFLPDTTYYYNQQSGSVTDNKNHRVNMKVEYQIDSMHSLIVTPTFSYSDGGTTSSNTYQSLDENKVQTIDGVSNNRSHATSPNFSTNALFRKKFHKIGRTLSANLTFGYNTTDRQNFFKTQDTHLGSDTTDAYFTGYDRMTQADNSGRNMGVRLTYTEPLMKDRFLELSYAWNNNYSSSTNLTYDVNGDNGKYDRLNDSLSNIFENTFTTQQAGIDIRTQKLKYDYTFGLNVQFASLLNDNVSRKTRIDQHTVNFYPSASFNYNFQRGKRLRLRYNGSTSQPTVTQLQPLPDLTSSLYVQQGNPDLKPSFQHSLNLGYNTFNNSTFRGFFTGINASLTSNKIVNANRVDTSGKQYTKPMNANGAYSLSAYAVNSLPIKKLNTTVSLNTNINYLRDVSFVSGRNNFDRLSRTYTQNFGVTQGINFNYTYKELFDFSTSANINYSGARYAVQPNNNTNYFNYSFAFDYNVNLPLGFIIGSDITYTLNAGRAEGYNVDVTMLNAFVSKSVFKNKRGLIKLSGYDLLHQNVSIARNTGENYIEDVNNMVLQRYFMLSFTFFINKFAGSGNGSGNERRRMGPPGMRMGAPMMMPRG; this is encoded by the coding sequence ATGAAAAGATTTACCCTTATTGCTATAACACTGTTCCTGTTTGCGCTGACCACACAGGCGCAAACGGGACAGATAAAAGGTCTCCTGACCGACTCGTCTGCTGCACATCCTTTACCGGATGCAACAGTGGCCCTGCTGAACGGCCGGGATTCTTCCCTTGCTGCTACTGCCTTTACCGATAAAAAAGGCGCCTTTTCTTTCTCAGGCGTTTCCCTGGGCAACTACAGAATATATATCACGTTCCTGGGTTATAAACCAATATTTAAAAGCGTCACGCTTTCAGCCGCCGATCCGGTGCTGGATATGGGGACCATACAGCTAAAAGGCAAGGGCCTGCTGCTGAACGAGGTAGAGATTATTCAGGAAGTGCCGCCGATCACCGTCAAGAAAGACACACTGGAATTCAACGCCGGCTCTTTCAAAACAAGAGAAAATGCCGTGGTCGAAGACCTCCTGAAAAAACTACCCGGAGTTACCGTAGATAAAGATGGTACTATAACAGCACAGGGTGAAACAGTGAAAAGGGTATTGGTAGATGGTAAACCGTTTTTCGGCGATGACCCGAAACTGGCTACTAAAAATCTGCCGACAGATATCATTGACAAAATCCAATTGATCGACCGTAAATCAGACCAGGCACAATTCACTGGTATTGATGATGGAAACACAGAAAAAACGATCAACATTACGATTAAAAAAGATAAGAAACAGGGCTTCTTTGGCCGCGCATCCGCCGGTTATGGCGACAATGACCGCTTCGCTGTCAATGCAAGCCTGAACAGCTTCCGCGACAACAAACAATTGTCCTTCCTCGGAAGTGGTAACAACGTAAATAATCTCGGCTATACATTCAATGACGTCTTCAATTTCAGCGGCGGAGGTAACTCCGGCGGGGGAGGAGGCGGTGGTGGTGGCCGTGCAGGCGGAGGCGGACGCGGCGCGGCACAATCCACCATCAGCAACCTGGGTGGTAATAGTACAAACGGTATCACCCGCAACTGGAACGCCGGTTTTAACTATAACCAGGATATCAATTCCAAACTCAAAATAAACGGTAGCTATTTCATTAACGATACCAGAACGGAAACAAAGAGAACGAGTGACCGACAGACCTTCCTGCCCGATACTACGTATTATTATAATCAGCAGTCAGGTTCTGTTACTGATAACAAAAATCACCGTGTCAACATGAAAGTCGAATACCAGATCGACTCTATGCATTCATTGATTGTAACGCCTACATTCTCCTATTCAGATGGCGGAACAACGTCGTCCAACACTTATCAGTCCCTGGATGAAAACAAGGTCCAGACCATTGATGGTGTGTCCAATAACAGAAGCCATGCTACGTCGCCTAACTTTTCTACGAATGCATTGTTCCGTAAAAAGTTTCATAAAATAGGCCGTACCCTGAGCGCCAACCTGACTTTTGGTTATAACACAACCGACAGGCAAAACTTCTTCAAAACACAGGATACACATCTGGGTTCTGATACAACAGATGCTTACTTTACCGGCTACGACAGAATGACCCAGGCCGATAACAGTGGCCGCAATATGGGTGTACGACTCACCTATACAGAGCCGCTCATGAAAGATCGCTTCCTGGAACTGTCTTACGCCTGGAACAATAATTACAGCTCTTCCACAAACCTTACCTACGATGTCAATGGTGATAACGGTAAATACGATCGCCTGAATGATAGTTTAAGTAACATATTTGAAAATACATTCACCACACAACAGGCAGGTATCGATATCCGTACACAAAAACTGAAGTATGATTATACCTTCGGTCTGAATGTACAGTTTGCAAGTCTGCTGAATGATAACGTAAGCCGTAAAACACGCATTGATCAGCACACCGTAAACTTCTATCCATCTGCATCATTCAACTATAATTTCCAGAGAGGGAAGAGATTACGTCTGCGTTATAATGGTAGTACCTCACAGCCAACAGTAACACAATTACAACCACTGCCAGATCTGACCAGCTCACTATATGTGCAACAGGGTAACCCTGATCTGAAGCCATCCTTCCAACACAGTCTGAACCTGGGTTATAACACGTTCAATAACAGCACATTCCGAGGCTTCTTTACCGGTATCAACGCTAGTCTGACGAGCAATAAAATTGTAAACGCCAACCGTGTCGATACTTCCGGTAAACAATACACGAAACCAATGAACGCAAACGGTGCATACTCCTTGAGTGCGTATGCAGTGAACAGTCTGCCGATTAAGAAACTGAACACAACCGTGAGTTTAAACACTAACATCAATTATCTCAGAGATGTAAGCTTTGTAAGTGGCAGAAATAATTTCGATAGACTGTCAAGAACATACACACAGAATTTTGGTGTTACACAGGGTATCAATTTCAACTATACTTATAAGGAACTGTTTGACTTCTCTACCAGCGCCAATATTAACTACAGTGGTGCACGCTATGCCGTGCAGCCAAACAACAATACGAACTATTTCAACTATTCGTTTGCATTTGACTACAATGTGAATCTGCCACTCGGATTCATCATTGGCAGTGATATCACATATACACTCAATGCCGGCCGGGCTGAAGGTTACAACGTAGACGTTACCATGCTGAATGCATTCGTTTCAAAAAGTGTATTTAAAAATAAGCGAGGCCTGATCAAATTATCCGGTTACGACTTGTTACACCAGAATGTAAGCATCGCACGTAATACCGGTGAAAATTATATTGAAGACGTGAACAACATGGTATTGCAACGATACTTCATGCTCAGCTTCACCTTCTTTATTAACAAATTTGCAGGTAGTGGAAATGGAAGCGGAAATGAACGTCGCAGAATGGGCCCTCCGGGAATGAGGATGGGCGCTCCGATGATGATGCCAAGGGGTTAG
- a CDS encoding aspartyl protease family protein: MKHCWLISIAIMCLFHVASAQTTPAPVSTPKEGELITRFPFKQYYGGVVVIRACLAGIPDTLQFILDTGSAGISLDTSTCLQLGIKLTPTDRIVRGVGGSKTVAFAMDKTLLLPGLQVDSLDFHINDYELISQVYGLQIDGIIGYSLLSKYIVQVDYDTETISIYQKGKFNYPRGGHLMRPSLTLIPIVNAFLKNGKAQHFNRYYFDTGAGMCLLLSHQFVQDSAILSSRKRQRKVIQTEAQGLGGKMNMDITTLQEFKIGNYSFRNVPVYLFDDVTNVTAYPFLGGMVGNDLLRRFNLILNYGKKEIYLIPNSHYKDPFDYSYTGLIIYLIDGRVEITDIIKGSPAEKAGLQKGDIIMAINNTFSNNLQIYRDLLKNVGTRPSLLIMRNKELLIKKMQIKSIL; the protein is encoded by the coding sequence TTGAAGCACTGTTGGCTCATATCAATTGCCATTATGTGTCTGTTCCACGTTGCCTCTGCGCAAACGACACCTGCACCTGTAAGCACTCCTAAAGAAGGTGAGCTGATTACCCGTTTCCCGTTCAAACAGTATTATGGTGGCGTAGTCGTCATCCGGGCTTGTCTGGCTGGCATTCCCGATACACTCCAGTTCATCCTGGACACCGGTAGCGCCGGTATTTCGCTGGATACCAGTACCTGTCTGCAACTGGGCATTAAACTGACGCCTACTGACCGTATTGTCAGAGGGGTAGGAGGTTCAAAAACCGTGGCCTTCGCCATGGACAAAACACTGTTATTGCCTGGTTTACAGGTGGATAGCCTGGACTTCCACATCAATGATTATGAGCTTATCAGCCAGGTATATGGCTTGCAGATCGATGGTATTATAGGATATAGCCTGTTAAGTAAATACATTGTGCAGGTCGACTACGACACAGAAACCATTTCCATCTACCAGAAAGGAAAATTCAATTATCCGAGAGGCGGTCACCTGATGCGCCCATCGCTGACGCTGATCCCCATCGTCAATGCTTTCCTGAAAAACGGGAAAGCACAGCACTTCAACCGCTACTATTTTGACACCGGCGCAGGAATGTGCCTGCTGCTGTCCCATCAGTTTGTACAGGACAGCGCGATTCTGTCTTCCCGGAAAAGACAACGTAAAGTCATTCAAACGGAAGCACAGGGACTGGGCGGCAAAATGAACATGGATATCACCACTTTACAGGAATTCAAGATCGGCAACTACTCCTTCCGGAATGTACCCGTTTACCTCTTTGACGACGTCACCAATGTCACCGCCTATCCTTTCCTGGGAGGAATGGTCGGCAACGACCTCCTGCGCCGGTTTAACCTGATACTCAACTACGGCAAAAAGGAGATCTACCTGATACCTAACTCGCATTATAAAGACCCTTTTGACTACTCCTACACGGGCCTGATCATCTACCTCATAGATGGCAGGGTAGAGATCACGGATATTATCAAAGGTTCTCCCGCTGAAAAAGCCGGTTTGCAGAAAGGCGACATTATCATGGCGATCAACAATACCTTTTCCAACAATTTGCAGATATACCGCGATCTGCTGAAAAATGTAGGCACCCGTCCTTCACTCCTGATCATGCGCAACAAAGAGTTGCTGATAAAAAAAATGCAGATCAAAAGCATATTATAA
- a CDS encoding M16 family metallopeptidase, which translates to MIHFNKFTLANGLRVIVHEDHTTPMAVVNVMYDVGARDEDPTKTGFAHLFEHLMFGGSINIPEYDEPLQMAGGENNAYTTSDLTNYYIQLPAENIETAFWLESDRMLSLAFSEKSLDVQRKVVSEEFKEHYINKPYGDVWHKMRDLAYSTHPYKWMTIGKELSHIENATLLDVKDFFFKHYRPANAILVVGGHVTTAQVKALAEKWFGDIPGGERMQRNIAPEPPQTAAHKLEVKANVPLDALYKCYHMPGRTGKGYYATDLISDILGGGASSRLNQVLVKEKKLFSNIDCYHFGTLDAGLLTIEGKLVKGVKMKDAEKAVQEELDKVQQTIIPERELQKVKNRVESMLAFEDMGLLNRANNLAFYELIGDASLMNNEFSHYEAVTAAEMHEEAQHLFDEKNSNTIYYYAG; encoded by the coding sequence ATGATTCATTTCAATAAATTCACTTTAGCCAACGGATTGCGCGTGATTGTGCATGAAGACCATACCACTCCAATGGCAGTGGTAAACGTGATGTACGATGTGGGCGCACGTGATGAAGATCCAACAAAGACCGGCTTTGCACACCTATTCGAACACCTGATGTTCGGCGGCTCCATCAACATTCCTGAATACGATGAACCTTTACAGATGGCCGGCGGCGAAAACAACGCCTACACTACCAGCGATCTGACCAACTACTATATACAACTGCCGGCAGAGAATATCGAAACCGCATTCTGGCTGGAAAGCGACCGTATGCTCTCACTCGCATTCAGCGAAAAAAGCCTGGACGTACAGCGTAAAGTAGTATCCGAAGAGTTCAAAGAACACTACATCAATAAGCCTTACGGTGACGTATGGCACAAAATGAGAGACCTTGCTTATTCCACCCATCCCTATAAATGGATGACCATCGGAAAAGAACTCTCTCATATCGAAAATGCAACACTGCTGGATGTAAAAGATTTCTTCTTCAAACATTACCGTCCGGCCAATGCAATCCTCGTGGTAGGTGGTCACGTGACGACCGCACAGGTAAAAGCGTTGGCAGAAAAATGGTTCGGTGATATTCCTGGTGGAGAACGCATGCAGCGTAATATCGCACCGGAACCACCACAGACGGCAGCGCATAAACTGGAAGTGAAAGCCAATGTGCCACTGGATGCATTGTATAAATGCTACCACATGCCTGGTCGTACAGGCAAAGGTTATTACGCCACAGACCTGATCTCTGACATTCTGGGTGGCGGCGCTTCTTCCCGTCTCAACCAGGTACTCGTAAAAGAGAAAAAACTGTTCAGCAATATTGACTGTTATCATTTCGGTACACTCGATGCCGGTCTGCTGACCATCGAAGGCAAACTGGTGAAAGGTGTGAAAATGAAAGATGCAGAAAAAGCCGTGCAGGAAGAACTCGATAAAGTACAGCAAACCATCATCCCTGAAAGAGAATTACAGAAAGTAAAAAACAGGGTGGAAAGTATGCTGGCTTTTGAAGATATGGGACTGCTCAACAGGGCAAATAACCTGGCATTTTATGAACTGATCGGTGACGCTTCTCTCATGAATAATGAATTCAGTCATTACGAAGCCGTAACAGCGGCCGAAATGCATGAAGAAGCACAACATCTTTTCGACGAGAAAAATTCCAATACGATTTACTATTACGCAGGATAA
- a CDS encoding GNAT family N-acetyltransferase, with amino-acid sequence MLELSVNESLILRQLQPEHAPALYQQMDTSRKSLRRFLPWVDYNTHSDHTLRFIEMMLRKTEDQEAIAFGIWYQEQLCGVVDLHNWDHPLEKAEIGYWLGEKFRSKGIAVNACKALISFAFESLRLNKLEIRFALQNERSAQIPIRLGFAKEGILRHSAKLHGQYVDTVVMGILKQDWKH; translated from the coding sequence ATGCTGGAATTATCTGTTAATGAATCTCTTATACTAAGGCAACTGCAACCGGAACACGCGCCTGCCCTCTATCAGCAAATGGATACTTCCCGCAAGAGTCTTCGTCGTTTTCTTCCCTGGGTGGATTATAACACCCATTCAGATCATACACTGCGTTTTATTGAGATGATGCTGCGCAAAACAGAAGATCAGGAAGCCATTGCTTTTGGTATATGGTACCAGGAGCAATTGTGTGGCGTGGTCGATCTGCACAACTGGGATCATCCGCTGGAAAAAGCAGAGATCGGGTACTGGCTGGGCGAAAAGTTTCGTAGCAAAGGTATTGCCGTGAACGCCTGCAAAGCCCTTATCTCGTTTGCTTTTGAATCGCTGAGGCTGAATAAGTTAGAGATCCGCTTTGCTTTACAGAATGAGCGGAGTGCCCAGATCCCAATCAGACTTGGTTTTGCCAAAGAGGGAATTCTTCGCCACAGTGCCAAACTGCATGGGCAATATGTGGACACGGTGGTGATGGGGATACTGAAGCAGGACTGGAAACATTAG